A single genomic interval of Pyrus communis chromosome 5, drPyrComm1.1, whole genome shotgun sequence harbors:
- the LOC137733606 gene encoding pumilio homolog 1-like, which produces MVTDTYSMMSDMSMKSMLKSGEYNEDLSMLIRERQHEASEREKELNIYRSGSAPPTVEGSLNAVGGLFEASSLSGFTKNDSKGFATEEELRADPAYVNYYYSNVNLNPRLPPPLLSKEDWRFAQRLQGGGGGSAVGDRRVGGRSGGEGSLFSVQPGIGGNEENGVAARKGAAEWGGDGLIGLPGLGLGSRQKSIAEIIQDDIHNTNVSRHPSRPASQNAFDVDASDTQFAHLQGMSAVQNGGSSSSHTYASALGASLLRSNTPDPQLVARAPSPRIPPVGGGRTSSMDKKVGNGQNSFNGASPNVNESVDLAAALSGMNLSTNGRMDEENHARSQIDNHHNRYDMQGDQNHNKQNSYLNKSDSGSFHLHSASQSSNKSYQNMARGSGFGRDLNSPSYMSDDLVDINNPAVSSANSYLRGPVPTHHGRGSLHSHYQNVDNTSFPNYGYSGSPSSPSMMGSPLGNGSLPPLFENAAAASAMGGLDSGAFGGMSLGPNLLAAAAELQNIRVGNHGTGSALQVPMMDPLYVQYLRSNEYAAAQLAALNDPTKDREGMGSMYMDLLGLQKAYLGQFLSPQKSQFGAPYVGKSASLNHGYYGNPAYGHGMSYSGTPLGGPLLPNSPVGPGSPARHGERNLRFSSGLRNMGGGLMGAWHSETGGNLDESFASSLLDEFKSNKTRCFELSEIAGHVVEFSADQYGSRFIQQKLETATIEEKNMVFDEIMPQALSLMTDVFGNYVIQKFFEYGTPAQIRELADQLTGHVLTLSLQMYGCRVIQKAIEFVELDQQTKMVAELDGHVMRCVRDQNGNHVVQKCIECVPEDAIQFVVSTFYDQVVTLSTHPYGCRVIQRVLEHCHDPKTQQIMMDEILQSVCILAQDQYGNYVVQHVLEHGKPHERSCIIKELTGQIVQMSQQKFASNVIEKCLSFGTLAERQALVTEMLGTTDENEPLQAMMKDQFANYVVQKVLETCDDQQLELILNRIKVHLNALKKYTYGKHIVARVEKLVAAGERRISILAPQASAS; this is translated from the exons ATGGTCACCGATACTTATTCGATGATGTCCGACATGTCTATGAAATCGATGTTGAAAAGCGGCGAGTACAATGAAGATTTGAGCATGTTGATTCGCGAACGCCAGCACGAAGCAAGTGAGCGGGAGAAGGAACTGAATATATACAGAAGTGGGTCGGCGCCGCCTACCGTGGAAGGTTCGTTAAACGCGGTCGGTGGCTTGTTCGAGGCGTCCTCGCTGTCGGGTTTCACGAAAAATGACAGCAAAGGGTTTGCAACCGAGGAGGAGCTTCGCGCCGATCCAGCTTATGTGAATTACTATTATTCCAATGTCAATCTCAATCCGCGGCTTCCGCCGCCGCTCCTTTCAAAGGAGGACTGGCGTTTTGCGCAGCGGTTGCAAGGCGGAGGTGGAGGTTCGGCGGTTGGAGATAGGAGGGTAGGTGGCAGGAGTGGTGGTGAAGGGTCACTTTTTTCTGTGCAGCCGGGGATTGGAGGGAATGAGGAGAATGGTGTGGCGGCGAGGAAGGGTGCTGCGGAGTGGGGCGGTGATGGGTTAATTGGGTTGCCGGGGTTGGGACTTGGGAGTAGGCAGAAGAGTATTGCAGAGATTATTCAG GATGATATACATAACACAAATGTCTCAAGGCACCCTTCTCGTCCAGCTAGCCAGAATGCGTTTGATGTTGATGCTTCAGATACCCAGTTTGCCCATTTACAGGGAATGTCAGCTGTTCAGAACGGGGGTTCATCCAGTTCTCACACATATGCTTCCGCTCTGGGTGCTTCATTGTTGAGAAGCAATACACCAGACCCTCAGCTTGTAGCTAGGGCTCCTAGTCCTCGAATTCCACCAGTTGGTGGAGGAAGGACTTCCTCCATGGATAAAAAAGTTGGCAATGGTCAAAACTCATTCAATGGTGCCTCGCCCAATGTGAACGAGTCTGTAGATCTGGCAGCTGCTTTATCTGGTATGAACCTGTCAACTAATGGTAGGATGGATGAGGAGAATCATGCACGATCACAAATTGATAATCACCATAACCGTTATGATATGCAAGGTGATCAGAATCATAATAAACAAAATTCGTACTTGAATAAGTCTGATTCTGGGAGTTTTCATCTGCATTCTGCTTCCCAATCTTCTAACAAGTCTTATCAGAATATGGCAAGAGGCAGTGGATTTGGTAGGGATCTGAATAGCCCTTCATATATGTCTGATGATCTAGTTGATATTAATAATCCTGCTGTATCTTCTGCAAACTCATACTTAAGAGGACCTGTGCCAACTCATCATGGCCGAGGAAGCTTACACTCCCACTATCAGAATGTAGACAATACCTCATTTCCGAACTACGGCTATTCTGGTAGTCCTTCGTCTCCATCCATGATGGGTAGTCCCCTTGGTAATGGTAGTTTACCACCCTTATTTGAAAATGCTGCTGCTGCATCTGCAATGGGTGGCTTGGACTCCGGAGCATTTGGAGGTATGTCTCTAGGACCAAATCTGTTGGCAGCAGCCGCTGAATTGCAGAACATTAGGGTTGGAAATCATGGTACTGGGAGTGCTCTTCAGGTTCCCATGATGGACCCATTGTATGTTCAGTACTTGAGATCAAATGAATATGCAGCTGCACAGCTTGCAGCCCTTAATGATCCCACAAAAGATAGGGAAGGCATGGGTAGTATGTACATGGATTTACTTGGTTTGCAAAAAGCTTATTTGGGGCAATTCCTCTCACCCCAAAAATCACAATTTGGTGCTCCCTACGTTGGCAAGTCTGCTAGCTTGAATCACGGTTATTATGGAAATCCAGCATATGGGCATGGGATGTCTTATTCTGGAACACCATTGGGTGGTCCCCTTCTTCCAAACTCTCCTGTTGGACCTGGTAGTCCTGCCAGGCACGGTGAGCGGAACTTGCGCTTTTCTTCTGGGTTGAGGAACATGGGTGGAGGTCTCATGGGAGCTTGGCACTCCGAAACTGGTGGAAATTTGGATGAAAGTTTTGCGTCCTCTTTACTAGATGAGTTCAAAAGTAATAAGACTAGATGTTTTGAACTTTCAGAGATTGCAGGGCATGTTGTTGAGTTCAG TGCCGACCAGTATGGAAGTCGGTTTATTCAACAGAAACTTGAAACTGCCACAATTGAAGAAAAGAACATGGTTTTTGATGAAATCATGCCGCAAGCCCTATCTCTTATGACCGATGTGTTTGGTAATTATGTGATTCAGAAG ttttttgAATATGGAACTCCAGCACAAATAAGAGAACTTGCGGACCAGCTCACCGGGCATGTGCTGACCCTTAGCCTTCAAATGTATGGCTGTCGAGTGATCCAGAAG GCTATAGAATTTGTTGAGCTGGACCAGCAGACTAAAATGGTAGCTGAACTGGATGGTCATGTTATGCGTTGTGTTCGTGATCAAAATGGCAACCATGTTGTTCAGAAGTGTATTGAATGTGTACCTGAAGATGCCATCCAGTTTGTTGTTTCAACTTTTTATGATCAAGTCGTGACACTCTCAACTCATCCATATGGTTGTCGTGTCATACAG AGAGTTTTGGAGCACTGCCATGACCCCAAAACGCAGCAAATAATGATGGATGAGATTTTGCAGTCCGTTTGCATTTTGGCACAAGACCAGTATGGAAATTATGTCGTGCAG CATGTGCTGGAACATGGAAAGCCACATGAACGGTCATGTATAATTAAGGAACTAACCGGGCAGATTGTTCAAATGAGCCAGCAAAAGTTTGCGTCAAATGTCATAGAAAAGTGTTTAAGTTTTGGAACTCTTGCTGAACGGCAGGCCCTTGTAACTGAGATGCTTGGTACCACTGATGAAAATGAGCCCCTTCAG GCGATGATGAAGGATCAGTTCGCAAACTATGTTGTACAGAAAGTGCTGGAAACTTGTGACGATCAGCAACTTGAACTAATCCTTAACCGAATTAAGGTTCATCTGAATGCTCTGAAGAAGTATACTTATGGGAAGCATATAGTTGCACGTGTAGAGAAACTTGTTGCTGCTGGGG AGAGGAGGATTAGCATTCTGGCTCCCCAGGCATCTGCTTCTTAG
- the LOC137733608 gene encoding thaumatin-like protein — MPISPEIFFLFSFLISLSFTDGTQLIIVNNCKESIWPGILGNAGHTTPQDGGFHLSSGEQQVLNVPENWSGRLWGRQGCCFDEKTGKGTCQTGDCVGLLQCRGLGGVPPATLVEMTLGTSKSALHYYDVSLVDGFNVPVSMRPVGGGGGGGCGVAACEADLNVCCPLALVVKKQGRVVGCKSACLAGKSDRYCCRGEFADPESCKPTVFGHLFKAICPRAYSYAFDESTGLKTCSAPRYVITFCPPKYG, encoded by the exons ATGCCAATCTCACCTGaaatcttcttcctcttctcctttCTCATCTCCCTCTCCTTCACAG ATGGGACTCAACTCATCATAGTGAACAACTGCAAGGAAAGCATATGGCCCGGAATCCTTGGCAATGCAGGCCACACAACACCTCAAGACGGCGGCTTCCACCTCTCCAGCGGCGAGCAACAAGTCCTTAACGTCCCCGAAAACTGGTCAGGCAGACTATGGGGCAGGCAAGGCTGCTGCTTTGATGAAAAAACCGGCAAAGGCACATGCCAAACGGGTGATTGTGTCGGGCTCTTACAATGCAGGGGACTCGGCGGAGTCCCTCCAGCCACACTCGTTGAAATGACACTCGGAACCTCGAAATCCGCCTTGCATTACTACGATGTGAGTTTGGTTGACGGTTTCAATGTGCCAGTTTCGATGAGGCCAGTAggtggtggcggcggtggtGGGTGTGGAGTTGCTGCCTGTGAGGCTGACTTGAACGTTTGCTGCCCGCTTGCCTTGGTGGTCAAGAAACAAGGTAGGGTTGTGGGGTGCAAGAGCGCTTGCTTGGCCGGGAAATCGGACCGGTATTGCTGCAGAGGGGAGTTTGCAGACCCAGAGAGTTGCAAGCCTACTGTTTTTGGGCATCTTTTTAAGGCTATTTGTCCTAGGGCTTATAGCTACGCCTTTGATGAATCTACAGGGCTTAAGACTTGTTCGGCTCCTAGGTATGTCATTACGTTTTGCCCTCCTAAATATGGTTGA